One Nitrospinota bacterium genomic window, ACAAATATAAATTGCTTTACCTTACTTTTAACCGATGCATCTAGTAAATTTAAAAGTCCCATCATATCGACTTCAAAGGTCTCAAAAGGATCCTCAGAAAATGACCAGGCAAGATGAACCACAACCTCTGTGTCTTTTACTGCCTCCCTTACCTTATCCCTCTCTTCTACTCCACCCTCTACCAGCTCTAGACCCTTCCCTTCCTTACCCTTAAGAAGATCAATGCTCTTATCTAATACCTTTATCTCATGCCCCTTTTTGATTAACCGTGGAACCGTATAACTCCCTACAGAACCCGAACCCCCAGTTATCAGTATCTTCATCTCTATTTCACATCCTTTTAACTTTCTAAAAATTTAGACTTTTTCCAGATTCTTTCTGATGAGCCTCTCAACAGTTAACAGATGGGTAAGCATTGCCCTTC contains:
- a CDS encoding NAD(P)-dependent oxidoreductase produces the protein MKILITGGSGSVGSYTVPRLIKKGHEIKVLDKSIDLLKGKEGKGLELVEGGVEERDKVREAVKDTEVVVHLAWSFSEDPFETFEVDMMGLLNLLDASVKSKVKQFIFV